A genome region from Halobacterium hubeiense includes the following:
- a CDS encoding DNA-binding protein — protein sequence MSNGSDPEAVLEALDRAQDAFEMVGRGRAEFEIGISAGDDWKTQLTKACRLLEVASTLQSQGGYYTAVIEVCFGAVERSIEAYALAMTTDSLQDFHDHEFSYERAHQIGLFEQETAEAMKALYGENRTDSYYGGGRPTNEQADAMADLATAVHEFSVSQIREGGVCLCE from the coding sequence ATGAGTAACGGGTCTGACCCAGAGGCCGTGTTGGAGGCGTTGGATCGCGCTCAGGACGCCTTCGAGATGGTCGGTCGGGGCCGCGCAGAGTTCGAGATCGGTATCAGTGCCGGCGACGACTGGAAGACACAGCTGACGAAGGCGTGCCGGCTACTCGAGGTTGCTAGCACGCTCCAATCGCAGGGCGGCTACTACACCGCGGTCATCGAGGTCTGCTTCGGCGCTGTCGAACGCTCCATCGAAGCGTACGCGCTCGCGATGACGACCGATTCCCTCCAAGATTTCCACGATCACGAGTTCAGCTACGAGCGCGCACACCAGATCGGGTTATTCGAGCAGGAGACAGCAGAGGCCATGAAGGCGCTGTACGGGGAGAATCGGACCGATAGCTACTACGGCGGCGGCCGTCCAACGAACGAACAGGCGGACGCGATGGCTGACCTCGCCACCGCTGTCCACGAATTCTCCGTTAGCCAAATCCGGGAAGGTGGCGTCTGTCTCTGTGAGTAA